One Mycolicibacterium fallax genomic window, TGGTTGACGTCGAATCCGGTCGCCCAGATCAGCACGTCGGCGGCGCGGTGCACGCCGTCGGCCGTGCGGACCCCGGTGGCGTCGATCTCGGCGATGGGGTCGGTGATCAGCGTGACGTCGTCGCGGGCCAGGGTGCGCAGCCAGGTGCCGTCGTCCTGCAGCAGCCGCTTGCCCATCGGCGGGTACTGCGGGACCACCTTGGCCAGCAGTTCCTCGTCGCTGGTGAAGGCCTGAATCCAGGCCACCAGCAGATCCCGGAACGCCCGGTTGGCCGGCCCGCAGGACAGTCCGCCGTCATCCCAGTCCGGATCCTGCCGAGCGGTCTCGGCGCCGCCGTCGGCCAGCGGCCACCAGGACAGCAGCCGCAGCCAGCGGCCGTAGAACGGCAGGTGCCGGGTCGCCCAGCGGGCTCCGTCGCCGATCGGCTGGTGGTAGTTGATGTTCGGCGCGAACCACTGCGGGGTGCGCTGGTAGACCTCAACGTGCCCGGCGCGCTCGGCGATCGCGGGTACCAGCTGGAAACCGCTGGCGCCCGCGCCGATGACGGCGATCCGCTTGCCGGTCAGGTCGATCTCGTCGGGCCAGTCTGCGGTGTGGAAGCTCGGGCCGGCGAAATCGGCGGCGCCGGGGATGTCCGGGATGATCGGATTGCCGAACTGCCCGACCGCGCAGATCACCGCCCGCGCCGCCAGCACCGTCCGGTTCCCCTGCGCGCCAATGGTTTCCACCGCCCAGCTGGCGCTGTCCTCGTCCCAGGTCGCGGTGGTGACCTCGGTCTCCAGCCGCAGGTGCTCGCGCAGGCCGTAGCGGTCGGCGACGTCGTTGAGGTAGGCCAGGATCTCCGACTGTTCGGCGTAGTGATGCGTCCAGTGGTCGGTCGGCTCGAAGGAGTAGGTGTAGTACTGGTTGGTGATGTCGACCCGGCAGCCCGGGTAGCGGTTGGCGGCCCAGGTGCCGCCGAGGCCGCTCTGCCGGTCGACGATGACGAACGGGATGCCGGCCCGCTTGAGCCGGATCCCGGCCACGATGCCGGCCTCGCCGCCGCCGATCACCACCACCGGGAAGTCGGCGCGCTGAGCGGCAGTGGAGGTCAGCGCCGGCCCGTCCTGGTCGGCGTCGGTCAGCCGCAGGTCGGCGGCGACGTAGTCGGTGTATTCCTCGGCGACGGCGCCGACGGTCAGCACGTCGAGCATCCGGCGCAGCGCGGCGCGGTCGGGCAGCCACGGCGGCGGGCAGCCCCGGTCCCGGTAGTCCAGCGCGACCTTCAGCGCGGCGTCCCGCACGACCTGCTTGTCCGGTTCGGACATCGCGCCGTCGAGGTCCATCGGGATCAGCAGCACCGGAGTCGGCAGCTCGTCGAGCAGGCCCAGGTCGCCGGTCATGTGGACCATCGACATCAGCAGCGCCGGGACGCTGGCCTGGGCGATCGCCGCCTCGATGACCGCGTCGGAATCATCGAAGGGCAACCCGAGCAACCGGGCGATGTCCGCGGCCGACGAGACTTCCAGGACCGGGTGAGGCTGCGGCATGCCCCGTACTGTACAGATCAGGAAATCTGTTCACCCCGATTCCGGAGATCTGCGCCTCAGATCTGCACGATGCTGATCTCGGTGGTCAGCTCCGCCAGGGTGTCCAGGTCGACGACCGCGCCGCTGCCCGGGCCGGCCGGCACCTCGACGGCGCCGTCACGCAACTCGAAGAACTGGGTCAGGTCCCGGTCGAAGTACCGCCGGGTGGCCGAGATGTCGCCGGGCAGGGTGAAGTTCGGCAGCGCCGCCAGCGCCAGGTTGGCGGCCCGGCCGATGCCCGACTCCAGCACCCCGCCGCAGAACACCGGCACGCCCTGGGCCAGGCACAGGTCGTGGATGGCGCGGGCCTCCAGATAGCCGCCGACCCGGGCCGGTTTGATGTTGACGACGCTGCACGCCCCCAGCGCGAGCGCGGCCGCCGCGTCGTGCAGGCCGGAGATGGACTCATCGAGGCAGATTGGGGTGGCGACCTGGCGGGCCAGGTTGGCGTGCGCCAGCAGGTCCGCCGCCGGGAACGGTTGCTCCAGCAGCACCAGGTTGAACGCGTCGAGGCGGCGCAGCGTGGTCAGGTCGCTGGTCCGGTAGGCCTGGTTGGCGTCGACCTGCAGGGCCAGGTCGTCGCCGAACTCGCGGCGTACCGCGGCCAGCGGTGCCAGGTCCCAGCCGGGGGCGATCTTGAGCTTGACCCGCTGGTAGCCCTGCCCGAGATAGTCGGCGACCCAGTCGATCAGCTCGGTCATGTTGTCGGGGATGCCGACCGAGACACCGACCGGGATCCGGGTCCGCTCGCCGCCGAGATAGTCCACCATCGCCATGCCGTGCCTGCGCAACTCGGCGTCGAGCACCGCCGACTCGACCACCGCCCGGGCCAGCACATTGCCCGGTACCTCGCGGAAGAGGCCGTGCACCCGCGCCGCCGACAGCGGCCCGTCGGCGCCGGCGAGCAGCGGTGCCAGCACCGTCTCGATGACGCTGCGGGCCCCGTCCAGGGTCTCGCCGTAGAACGCCGGGTACGGGTCGGCCGCGCATTCGGCCCAGCCGTCGACCCCGTCCGCCCGCAGCCGCAGCACCAGCAGTTCCCGGGCGGTCTCCAGCGCTCGGGAGGTGCGGAACGGCCGGACCAGCGGCAGCGTGACCCGGCGCAACTCGATCCGGGCGCCGGTCATCGATCGCCCCGTCCGGCGAGATACGCACCGTCCCCGGTGAATCCGAGCACCCGGTAGTCCAGCCGCTCGGCACGGTGCAGCACCTCCCGCAGCGCCAACCGCCAGCGGTGCGCCCGGGTCGGGTCGGCCCGCCGGAGCGCCTCGATGTCCGTCGGGGTCTCGATCAGCCACGGCCCCGGGCCGCCCGGGGTGAGGACCGGCTCCTCGTCGTCGCCGGCGGCCAGCACCGTCTCGGCGCCGGCCGGCACCGACACCGGCGGCCGGGGATCGACGAAGTCCCACACCGCGATGAGCCGGTCGGTCAGATCCCCCGCGTTGACCGCGTCGGTCATCGGCGGATAGAAGTCGGGCACGAACTCCACGATGTGCGCGCCGAGCCGGTTGAGGTTGAAGTGCGCGTTGCGCCGGATCAGCGGGTCGTAGGTCCAGCGCATCCGGGTCGCCCCGTGCGCCAGCGCCCAATCGCGTTGCGCCAGCTTGAGCGCCACCCCGACCCCGCGCCCGGCCGCCGCGGCGGCCACCCCGGCGATCAGCGAGTACAGCTCCGGGCTGCCGGGGCGCCCGGCGATGCCGACGGTCAGGCCGATCAGCTCGTCGCCGGCGAACGCCCCGAGCACCGCACCCCCGGCGTGCCCGAGGCTCAGCAGCACGTCGCTCTGCAGCGGGGCGGCCTCGGCCGCGGTGCCCCAGATGTCGGCCAGCAGCGCGGCCCCGGCGACGCATTCGGCGCCGCTGTGCACCTCCCGCACCGTCACCCCGGCGCGCGCGCAGGCCTGCGCGACGGTGGGCAGCGGGGTCGGTGCACGGCCGGGCGGGGCAACCATGGCCAACAGTTAACCCGACCGCGGCGCCCCGCCACCCCGCAACGGTGCTCGAAAATGCGGGCTAACCTGCACCGCCCAGGCCCAGCAGCGCGGTGACCTCGTCCCCGATCTCGGCCAGCCGGTCCGCGGCGGCCGCGTGCGGCACCCGCCCCGAACAGGGCAGCACCGCCTCCAGGTAGCACTTGAGCTTGGGCTCGGTGCCCGAGGGCCGCACGATCAGCCGATCACCCGCCGCGGTCAGGTAGATCAGCGCATCGGTCGGCGGCAGCGGGCCGCCGTCGGCCAGATCCCGGGTCGCGGTCACCGGCGAGCCGGCCAGCGTGGCGATGCCGCGGGCGCGCAGCAGCGCCATCGTCGCGGCGATGTCGGCGACGTCGGACACCCGGAAGTTTCGGGCCGCGGTGGCGTGCAGCCCGTGCCGGCGGGCCAGCTCGTCGAGCAGGTCGAGCACGGTGCGGCCGCCGGCGGCCAGCTCGTCGACCAGGGTCACCAGCCGGATCATCGCCCCGATGCCGTCCTTGTCGCGCACCGCGGCCGGGTCGGTGCAGTAGCCGATCGCCTCCTCGTAGCCGAACCGCAGGCCCGGCACCCGGGCGATCCACTTGAACCCGGTCAGCGTCACCGCCGAGCGCAAACCGTGCGCCGCGGCGATCCGGCCGAGCAGCCGGCTGGACACCACCGAGGCCGCCAGGGTGTCGCCGTCGCGGCGGTCATCGGCGGCCGCCTGCTGGCCCAGCAGCGCACCGATCTCGTCGCCGGTCAGCTGCCGCCAGCCGGCCGCGCTGGGCACCGCCGCCGAGCACCGGTCGGCGTCGGGGTCCAGCGCGATCACCACGTCCGCGCCGATCCGCTCGGCCTGCCGGACCGCCAGGTCCAGCGCCCCGGGCTCCTCCGGGTTCGGGAACGGCACGCTGGGGAAGTCGGGGTCCGGGTCGAACTGTTCGACGACCGGGTGCACGTCGGGGATCCCGGCCCGGTGCAGCGCCCGCACGGCGACGGCGCCCCCGACGCCGTGCAGGGCGGTCAGCACCACTCGCACCCGGGCCGGGGTGCGCGCGTCGCGATACCCGGCGACCCGGTCCAGGTAGTCCTCCAGCAGCGCCGGATCGGCCGCGGTGATCCCGGCGGCGGCCCGCCGGATCCGGTCGGCGGCCGGCGCGGCGGCGATCCGCGCGGCGATCTCGGCGTCGGCCGGCGGCACGATCTGCACCCCGGCTCCGTCGACATCGGTGGCCCGGCCGCCCAGATACACCTTGTAGCCGTTGTCGGCGGCCGGGTTGTGCGAGGCGGTGATCATCACCGCGGCGTCGGCGCCGGTGGCCCGGATCGCGTAGGCGGTGACCGGTGTCGGCAACCGCTGGGGCAGCGCCAGCACGCCCAGGCCCGCCCCGGCCAGCACGCCCGCGGCGGCCTCGGCGAATGCGCTGGAGCCGCGGCGGGCGTCGCAGCCCAGCACCACCCGGGCGTCCGGCCCGACGACGTCGCGCAGATAGTGCGCCAGGCCCGCGGTGGCCCGGGTGACCACGGCGACGTTCATCCGGGACTCCCCCGCCCCGACCGGTCCGCGCAGCCCGGCGGTGCCGAACTGCAGCGGTCCGGCGAATCGGTCCGCCAGCTCCGCCCGGGCCCTCGGGTCGGCGGCCGCGGCGGTGATCAGGGCGTCGAGCTCGGCGCGGGTGACCGGGTCGGGGTCGTGGTCGCGCCAGCGCCGGGCCCGCGCCACCAGGTCGGTCACTGCGGCAGGCCGGCCAGCACTGCCTCGGAGGCCGACAGCCCCAGCCGGGTCGCCCCGGCGTCGATCATCGCCAGCGCGGCCTCGGCACTGCGGATGCCGCCGGATGCCTTGATCCCCAGACGCCCGCCGACGGTGTCGGCCATCAGCCGCACCGCGTGCAGGTCGGCGCCGCCGGCCGGGTGGAAACCGGTGGAGGTCTTGACGAAATCGGCCCCGGCGGCCTCGGCGGCCCGGCAGCAGCCGACGATCTGGGCGTCCGACAGCGCCGCGGATTCGATGATGACCTTCAGCAGCACCGGCGCCGGGCAGGCGGCCCGCACCGCGGCGATCTCGGCGCGCACCGCGTCGAAGTCCGAGGTGAGGGCGTTGGCCAGGTTGATCACCAGGTCGATCTCCCCGGCGCCGCGGGCGACGGCGTCGGCGGCCTCGGCGGCCTTGATCGCGGGCTGGTGGGCGCCGGAGGGAAAACCGCAGACCGCGGCGATCGCCAGGCCCGGCGGTGCCTGCACCGGCAGCAGGCTCGGCGACACGCAGACCGCGTGCACGCCCAGCGCGTCGGCCTCGGCGATCAGGGCCGCGACCTCGGCCGGGGTCGCCTCCGGCTTGAGCAGGGTGTGATCGACCAGGCCGGCGACCGCGGCCCGGGACCGGGCCGGGTCAGTCATTGCGCCCCCGGGTCACGGTGCATTCCACGGCCACCGGGTCGGCGACCTTGAGGCTGCCCATCGCCATCGAGAAGGGTTTGAGGCCGAAGTCGCTGTGCCGGACCTCGGCCCGGCCGGTCAGCCGCTGCGCACCGGCCTCGCCGGCGGTGGCGACCTCGACGGTGACGGGGTGCTCGGTGCCGTGCAGCGACAGGGTGCCGGCCAGCCGGAACCCGTCGTCGGTGACGGTGACGTCGGTGCTGCGGAACTCCGCGCGCGGGAACTTCTTGGCGTCAAAGACCTTGAGCGCGTTGGACTTCACCACCGCCTTCTCCGGCCCGGACAGCGGGGTCAGGCCGCCCTCGCCCTTGCGGACCTGCAGGGACGCCAGCTCCGTGGACAGCGTCACGCCGGTCGGGACGTCGTCGCTCCAGTCCACCGCCAGCTGCCATTCGGTCATGCCGAGGGTCAGTCGGTGGCCCATTTTCGATGCCCGGCCGGTGACCCCGGTGTGCAACGTCAGATCGCCGTCTGCCGGCCCGAACGTCCAGGTTTTGCTACTCGCCGATTCGCTGCTCACCGCTTCACTGTAACCACGACGGACCCCACACCACGGCGCCGCGATGAACTAGCATTGCCTGGCTATGGATACCGGATTGCCGCACACGCAGTCGCGGCTGTCCAAACGGCTGCGCACCCGGGCCAAGCTGATCGACGCGGCCGTCAAGC contains:
- a CDS encoding flavin-containing monooxygenase, which translates into the protein MPQPHPVLEVSSAADIARLLGLPFDDSDAVIEAAIAQASVPALLMSMVHMTGDLGLLDELPTPVLLIPMDLDGAMSEPDKQVVRDAALKVALDYRDRGCPPPWLPDRAALRRMLDVLTVGAVAEEYTDYVAADLRLTDADQDGPALTSTAAQRADFPVVVIGGGEAGIVAGIRLKRAGIPFVIVDRQSGLGGTWAANRYPGCRVDITNQYYTYSFEPTDHWTHHYAEQSEILAYLNDVADRYGLREHLRLETEVTTATWDEDSASWAVETIGAQGNRTVLAARAVICAVGQFGNPIIPDIPGAADFAGPSFHTADWPDEIDLTGKRIAVIGAGASGFQLVPAIAERAGHVEVYQRTPQWFAPNINYHQPIGDGARWATRHLPFYGRWLRLLSWWPLADGGAETARQDPDWDDGGLSCGPANRAFRDLLVAWIQAFTSDEELLAKVVPQYPPMGKRLLQDDGTWLRTLARDDVTLITDPIAEIDATGVRTADGVHRAADVLIWATGFDVNHQLGPITVRGRGGRDLAEAWGDSPYAYLGVTVPEFPNLFCMYGPGTNAVNGASIIYNSECQARYALGCIDMLLASGARALTPRADVCADYTRTNQELLRTQVYTHPKIVNSYFRNSTGEVPTLYGGRLSDYWARTSRPDPADYDFG
- the menC gene encoding o-succinylbenzoate synthase, translating into MTGARIELRRVTLPLVRPFRTSRALETARELLVLRLRADGVDGWAECAADPYPAFYGETLDGARSVIETVLAPLLAGADGPLSAARVHGLFREVPGNVLARAVVESAVLDAELRRHGMAMVDYLGGERTRIPVGVSVGIPDNMTELIDWVADYLGQGYQRVKLKIAPGWDLAPLAAVRREFGDDLALQVDANQAYRTSDLTTLRRLDAFNLVLLEQPFPAADLLAHANLARQVATPICLDESISGLHDAAAALALGACSVVNIKPARVGGYLEARAIHDLCLAQGVPVFCGGVLESGIGRAANLALAALPNFTLPGDISATRRYFDRDLTQFFELRDGAVEVPAGPGSGAVVDLDTLAELTTEISIVQI
- a CDS encoding phospho-sugar mutase; translation: MVARARRWRDHDPDPVTRAELDALITAAAADPRARAELADRFAGPLQFGTAGLRGPVGAGESRMNVAVVTRATAGLAHYLRDVVGPDARVVLGCDARRGSSAFAEAAAGVLAGAGLGVLALPQRLPTPVTAYAIRATGADAAVMITASHNPAADNGYKVYLGGRATDVDGAGVQIVPPADAEIAARIAAAPAADRIRRAAAGITAADPALLEDYLDRVAGYRDARTPARVRVVLTALHGVGGAVAVRALHRAGIPDVHPVVEQFDPDPDFPSVPFPNPEEPGALDLAVRQAERIGADVVIALDPDADRCSAAVPSAAGWRQLTGDEIGALLGQQAAADDRRDGDTLAASVVSSRLLGRIAAAHGLRSAVTLTGFKWIARVPGLRFGYEEAIGYCTDPAAVRDKDGIGAMIRLVTLVDELAAGGRTVLDLLDELARRHGLHATAARNFRVSDVADIAATMALLRARGIATLAGSPVTATRDLADGGPLPPTDALIYLTAAGDRLIVRPSGTEPKLKCYLEAVLPCSGRVPHAAAADRLAEIGDEVTALLGLGGAG
- the deoC gene encoding deoxyribose-phosphate aldolase, yielding MTDPARSRAAVAGLVDHTLLKPEATPAEVAALIAEADALGVHAVCVSPSLLPVQAPPGLAIAAVCGFPSGAHQPAIKAAEAADAVARGAGEIDLVINLANALTSDFDAVRAEIAAVRAACPAPVLLKVIIESAALSDAQIVGCCRAAEAAGADFVKTSTGFHPAGGADLHAVRLMADTVGGRLGIKASGGIRSAEAALAMIDAGATRLGLSASEAVLAGLPQ
- a CDS encoding YceI family protein yields the protein MSSESASSKTWTFGPADGDLTLHTGVTGRASKMGHRLTLGMTEWQLAVDWSDDVPTGVTLSTELASLQVRKGEGGLTPLSGPEKAVVKSNALKVFDAKKFPRAEFRSTDVTVTDDGFRLAGTLSLHGTEHPVTVEVATAGEAGAQRLTGRAEVRHSDFGLKPFSMAMGSLKVADPVAVECTVTRGRND